The following coding sequences are from one Methanonatronarchaeum thermophilum window:
- a CDS encoding Zn-ribbon domain-containing OB-fold protein, with product MTVPRFWRKIKNRYNIEGTKCKKCENTYFPPRNLCPTCRRDSDITDYKFDGKGKLITYTVIRTAGDSHQQETPYIIGIIELEEGTSFTSQIVNCEIDQIEIGMELEPVFRKISQESEEGLIYYGTKYQPVDQKTSN from the coding sequence ATGACCGTACCAAGATTCTGGAGAAAAATAAAAAACCGATACAACATCGAAGGAACAAAATGCAAGAAATGTGAAAACACATACTTCCCACCAAGAAACCTATGTCCAACATGCCGGCGAGACAGCGACATAACCGACTACAAATTCGATGGAAAAGGAAAACTAATAACATACACAGTTATAAGGACCGCGGGAGACTCCCACCAACAAGAAACACCCTACATAATAGGTATAATCGAGCTAGAAGAAGGCACAAGCTTTACATCCCAAATAGTCAACTGTGAAATCGACCAAATCGAGATAGGAATGGAGTTAGAGCCAGTGTTCAGGAAAATAAGCCAAGAAAGCGAAGAAGGCCTTATATACTATGGAACAAAATACCAGCCAGTAGACCAAAAAACCTCAAATTAA
- a CDS encoding thiolase domain-containing protein, translating into MRDVAIVGVGCTEFGEMWDSSFRSLFIEAGVQALSDADIKGKHIDEIYIGNMSAGRFIAQEHVAALISDYSGMSELHVPATRVEAACASGGLALRQGYMAVASGISDTVVVGGVEKMTDVVSNQSIEILAAASDREWEAFYGATFPGLYAMIANRHIHEYGTKREQIAQVAVKNHYNATMNPKAQFQRAISIEKVLNATKVADPLTLFDSSPITDGAAALVLVPAEKAHQYTDTPVYIKGSGQASDTISLHDRRDICTIEATVEAAKTAYKMAGIQPSDVDVAEVHDCFTIAEILATEDLGFCEKGEGGKLIEEGKTELDGDIPINPSGGLKACGHPVGATGIKQAVEITTQLLGEAGDRQVDCETGLCHNVGGSGGTATVHILSREA; encoded by the coding sequence ATGAGAGACGTAGCTATAGTTGGTGTTGGATGTACAGAGTTTGGTGAGATGTGGGATTCATCATTCAGAAGCTTGTTCATCGAGGCCGGAGTTCAAGCATTAAGCGACGCAGACATAAAAGGAAAACATATCGACGAGATATACATAGGGAATATGAGTGCAGGTCGTTTCATAGCGCAAGAACACGTTGCAGCTTTAATATCCGATTATTCAGGGATGTCTGAACTACACGTACCTGCCACAAGGGTTGAGGCAGCATGTGCATCTGGAGGACTAGCACTCCGACAGGGATACATGGCCGTTGCATCCGGAATAAGCGACACAGTCGTTGTCGGTGGTGTTGAAAAAATGACAGACGTAGTCAGCAACCAATCAATAGAGATACTAGCAGCAGCTTCCGACAGAGAATGGGAAGCTTTCTATGGCGCAACATTCCCCGGATTATACGCAATGATTGCAAACAGACATATCCATGAATACGGCACAAAAAGAGAACAAATAGCCCAAGTAGCAGTAAAAAACCATTACAACGCAACCATGAACCCAAAAGCCCAGTTCCAGAGAGCCATATCAATTGAAAAAGTTCTAAACGCAACAAAAGTAGCAGACCCCTTAACCCTTTTCGACAGCTCCCCAATAACCGATGGCGCCGCAGCACTAGTTTTAGTACCAGCAGAAAAAGCCCATCAATACACCGACACACCAGTATACATAAAAGGCTCTGGACAAGCAAGCGACACAATCTCCCTACATGACCGAAGAGACATATGCACAATAGAAGCAACAGTAGAAGCAGCAAAAACCGCATACAAAATGGCTGGAATACAACCAAGTGATGTAGATGTAGCAGAAGTCCACGACTGCTTCACAATCGCAGAGATCCTGGCAACAGAAGACCTCGGTTTCTGCGAAAAAGGAGAAGGCGGCAAACTGATAGAAGAAGGGAAAACAGAGTTAGACGGCGACATACCAATAAACCCAAGTGGAGGGCTAAAAGCCTGTGGACATCCAGTAGGAGCAACTGGAATCAAACAAGCCGTTGAAATAACAACACAACTATTAGGAGAAGCTGGAGACAGACAAGTTGACTGCGAAACCGGGTTATGCCACAACGTAGGTGGTTCAGGAGGAACAGCAACAGTCCACATACTCTCAAGGGAGGCCTAA
- a CDS encoding helix-turn-helix domain-containing protein: MLDYNECRMCGSFSNGGIVKKRVIDRLAEKIAGEICLSDHPAETLKKWRNNFGITQTELARELSMSPSVISDYESGRRSSPGINIIKRLIKGMISLDLEHGGKNVRSYGRILRSGLDFDAILDMNDYKSPVGFNDFCSQIGVEVVQKAEGDRDIHGHTVIDSIKAIVELNHGEFQQLYGWSTERALFFTSVSSGKSPMVAIRVTSLKPQMVVLHGIEADDISPIAMQIARAEGIPLGVSNVDIESILRKLSNIGG; encoded by the coding sequence TTGTTAGATTATAATGAATGCAGGATGTGTGGTTCTTTTAGTAATGGTGGTATAGTAAAGAAACGTGTTATAGATAGGCTGGCTGAAAAGATAGCTGGTGAAATCTGTCTTTCAGACCATCCCGCCGAAACACTGAAGAAATGGAGGAACAATTTCGGAATAACTCAAACCGAGTTAGCTAGAGAACTGTCTATGTCCCCATCTGTGATAAGTGATTATGAAAGTGGGAGGCGGTCTTCCCCCGGAATAAACATAATTAAAAGACTTATCAAGGGAATGATATCTCTGGACCTAGAGCATGGTGGTAAGAATGTCCGGAGTTATGGTAGGATATTGAGGTCTGGCCTTGATTTTGACGCTATTCTTGATATGAATGACTATAAATCACCGGTTGGTTTCAATGATTTCTGCAGCCAAATAGGTGTTGAAGTTGTTCAGAAAGCTGAGGGAGATAGAGACATACATGGACACACCGTAATAGACAGCATTAAAGCGATTGTGGAGTTGAATCACGGTGAGTTTCAACAACTTTATGGGTGGAGTACTGAAAGAGCTTTGTTTTTCACAAGTGTTAGTTCCGGTAAATCCCCAATGGTAGCGATCAGGGTTACCAGCCTCAAGCCACAGATGGTTGTTTTACATGGGATTGAGGCAGATGACATCAGTCCAATAGCAATGCAGATTGCTAGGGCTGAAGGGATTCCGTTGGGAGTTTCAAACGTAGATATTGAAAGTATTCTTAGAAAATTATCAAACATTGGAGGTTGA
- a CDS encoding hydroxymethylglutaryl-CoA synthase has product MDGGIVSYGVYVPRYRIKIDEIAGVWNEDPESIKGGLRVKQKSVPDIDEDTATISVEAARNTLKRVEIDEKKIGAIYVGSESHPYAVKPTATIVAEAVDATPHLTAADYEFACKAGTAAIQNCLGLVRSGMAEYGLAIGSDVSQGAPSDQLEYTAGAGGGAYLIGKENLIAKINKTSSYTTDTPDFWRREGQRYPSHGGRFTGEPGYFEHVTGATEKLLEKTGNQPDDYDYAVFHQPNGKFPVRVAKRLGFNKKQYSPALVVNEIGNTYSGSTLIGLAMVLDQAEPGDRILTTSYGSGAGADSFDITVTENITDVQQKGPKVNDFLKEGIYLSYGEYAKHKGKVK; this is encoded by the coding sequence TTGGATGGAGGAATAGTTAGTTACGGAGTTTACGTACCAAGATATAGAATTAAGATAGACGAAATAGCTGGGGTCTGGAACGAAGACCCGGAGTCAATAAAGGGTGGTTTACGTGTTAAACAGAAATCAGTTCCAGACATCGATGAAGACACAGCCACTATATCTGTAGAGGCAGCGAGAAATACATTGAAACGTGTTGAAATAGATGAAAAAAAGATTGGTGCAATCTATGTGGGTTCTGAAAGCCATCCCTACGCGGTTAAGCCAACAGCAACAATAGTTGCCGAAGCAGTTGACGCTACACCACACCTAACAGCTGCTGATTATGAGTTTGCATGTAAGGCTGGGACAGCAGCAATTCAAAACTGTCTTGGTTTAGTACGGTCAGGTATGGCCGAATATGGTTTAGCTATAGGGTCTGACGTATCACAGGGAGCACCGAGCGACCAACTTGAATATACAGCTGGAGCTGGTGGCGGGGCATACCTAATAGGTAAAGAAAACCTGATTGCTAAAATAAACAAAACATCATCATATACCACCGATACACCAGATTTCTGGCGGCGTGAAGGACAGCGATATCCAAGCCATGGAGGAAGGTTCACAGGAGAGCCTGGATATTTCGAACACGTAACAGGTGCAACCGAAAAACTACTTGAAAAAACCGGTAACCAACCAGATGACTACGATTACGCTGTATTCCATCAACCAAACGGTAAATTCCCTGTTAGAGTTGCAAAAAGACTTGGTTTTAACAAGAAACAATATTCTCCAGCACTTGTTGTTAACGAAATAGGTAACACATATTCAGGGTCGACATTAATCGGATTGGCCATGGTTTTAGATCAAGCAGAACCTGGAGACCGAATATTAACAACATCATATGGTTCTGGAGCCGGAGCCGATTCATTCGACATAACTGTGACAGAGAACATAACCGATGTTCAACAAAAAGGACCTAAAGTAAATGATTTCCTAAAAGAAGGAATCTACCTATCGTATGGAGAATATGCAAAACATAAAGGAAAGGTGAAATAA
- the mptA gene encoding GTP cyclohydrolase MptA, protein MTLPDVQADKPSVPVDLTRVGVSNIRKHVELRTEGSDRPMILLSEFNISVDLPSDRKGANLSRNFEAIDEVLERAVEEPVCEIESLCVEVAKEILERHEYANRAEVNMESEFSMKKKAPVSEIASQDIIKIFARAVATPEGVRNRVGTEVKGTTACPCAQGIMAENIREVLQNLDIPKSKADTILKEIPIATHNQRGRGSISIEVPVGYEVPIEKLVEIIERSMSSRIYELLKREDEAEVVEKAHKNPVFVEDAVRNMIAYIVEEFPNLPDNALITARQINEESIHSHNAFAERAAEMGELRKEVK, encoded by the coding sequence ATGACACTTCCAGATGTTCAAGCCGATAAACCAAGCGTTCCCGTTGACCTAACCAGAGTAGGGGTTTCAAACATAAGAAAACACGTTGAGTTACGTACAGAAGGGTCTGATAGGCCTATGATATTGCTATCTGAATTTAACATTTCAGTTGATCTTCCATCTGATAGAAAAGGAGCTAATCTATCACGGAACTTTGAGGCAATAGATGAAGTATTGGAGCGGGCCGTAGAGGAACCTGTATGTGAGATAGAAAGCCTATGTGTTGAGGTAGCTAAGGAAATTCTTGAGAGACATGAATACGCAAATAGAGCAGAAGTAAATATGGAAAGCGAGTTTTCAATGAAGAAAAAGGCTCCGGTTTCAGAAATAGCTTCTCAAGACATAATCAAGATTTTCGCACGTGCAGTAGCAACACCTGAAGGAGTAAGAAATCGAGTAGGAACTGAAGTAAAAGGTACCACCGCCTGTCCATGCGCACAAGGAATAATGGCAGAGAACATCCGGGAAGTATTACAAAACCTAGATATACCAAAATCTAAGGCAGATACGATACTCAAAGAAATACCTATCGCGACACATAACCAAAGAGGTCGGGGGAGTATATCAATTGAAGTTCCGGTAGGATACGAAGTTCCAATCGAAAAACTAGTGGAAATAATAGAAAGATCCATGAGTTCAAGAATATACGAACTACTTAAACGGGAAGACGAAGCAGAGGTAGTGGAAAAAGCACATAAAAACCCAGTTTTTGTAGAAGATGCAGTAAGAAACATGATAGCATACATAGTAGAAGAATTTCCAAACCTACCCGACAACGCACTAATAACTGCAAGACAGATAAACGAAGAAAGCATCCACAGCCACAACGCCTTCGCCGAAAGAGCCGCCGAAATGGGAGAACTCAGAAAAGAAGTCAAATAA
- the psmB gene encoding archaeal proteasome endopeptidase complex subunit beta — protein MESGDKFKGTTTVGLVCRDGVVLGSERRASMGNLIASKRAKKVFQIEDTIGLTMAGSVGDAQKLVRSIKAETKLYKLKREKPISVKATSTLMSNILGGGILPYYVQLVIGGVDKDRSSIYVLDPGGGCLEEKLTSTGSGSPIAYGVLEDRYNEEITVDEGVDIAARALKAAMERDSSSGNGIDIAKITSDGFEILDENEI, from the coding sequence ATGGAAAGCGGTGACAAATTTAAAGGTACAACTACCGTAGGTTTAGTGTGCAGAGATGGTGTAGTGCTTGGGTCCGAGAGACGTGCTAGTATGGGTAACCTGATAGCCAGTAAAAGAGCTAAAAAAGTTTTTCAAATTGAGGACACAATCGGCTTGACTATGGCTGGCTCAGTTGGAGACGCCCAAAAACTGGTTCGATCTATAAAAGCGGAAACCAAGCTCTATAAACTCAAGCGAGAGAAACCGATAAGTGTTAAGGCCACTTCAACCCTGATGTCGAATATACTTGGAGGAGGAATACTCCCGTATTACGTACAGCTAGTTATCGGAGGGGTTGATAAAGATAGGTCAAGCATCTATGTACTTGACCCTGGAGGAGGGTGTCTCGAAGAAAAACTTACTTCAACCGGCTCCGGCTCACCAATTGCATACGGTGTGCTTGAAGACAGATACAACGAAGAGATAACGGTTGATGAAGGAGTCGACATTGCAGCAAGGGCCTTAAAAGCTGCTATGGAGAGAGATTCTTCTTCCGGAAACGGCATAGATATAGCCAAAATAACCAGTGATGGTTTTGAGATTTTAGATGAGAACGAGATATAA
- a CDS encoding cobalamin-dependent protein (Presence of a B(12) (cobalamin)-binding domain implies dependence on cobalamin itself, in one of its several forms, or in some unusual lineages, dependence on a cobalamin-like analog.), with amino-acid sequence MSDEILAKLKEAIETQDIEMAKEWTQKGIDEGMPVKDIIQEGLASGMEKVGDQFEKAEIYLPEVMMAADAMEECMELLRPVLEETGEESGQKATVVIATVEGDIHEIGKKVVASMLRGNGYEVVDLGRDIPVDDFVQAVKDSDADIVGASALMSTTMPEQKRIQQAVEPLGVKTIYGGAPVTQEWVDEDVGGNAYAPNAAAAVKALDEII; translated from the coding sequence ATGTCTGATGAGATTTTGGCGAAGTTGAAGGAAGCTATTGAGACACAGGATATTGAGATGGCGAAGGAGTGGACGCAGAAAGGTATTGATGAGGGCATGCCTGTTAAGGATATTATTCAGGAAGGGCTTGCCAGTGGTATGGAGAAGGTGGGTGATCAGTTTGAGAAGGCTGAGATTTATCTGCCTGAAGTTATGATGGCTGCAGATGCAATGGAAGAATGTATGGAGCTTTTAAGGCCTGTGCTGGAAGAAACAGGTGAAGAGAGCGGTCAGAAAGCAACAGTAGTGATCGCAACAGTTGAAGGCGACATACACGAAATCGGAAAGAAAGTAGTGGCCAGCATGCTAAGAGGAAACGGATACGAAGTAGTCGACCTAGGAAGAGACATACCAGTAGACGACTTCGTACAAGCAGTAAAAGACAGCGACGCAGACATCGTAGGCGCATCAGCACTAATGTCAACAACAATGCCAGAACAAAAAAGAATCCAACAAGCAGTAGAACCACTCGGCGTAAAAACCATCTACGGCGGAGCACCCGTCACCCAAGAATGGGTAGACGAAGACGTAGGCGGAAACGCATACGCACCAAACGCAGCAGCAGCCGTAAAAGCACTAGACGAAATAATCTAA
- a CDS encoding hydroxymethylglutaryl-CoA reductase, degradative, whose translation MIMDSRLPGFYKLPLKERLEKITELCDLTEEQKKTLGNTGALEEEIADRLIENVVGTLETPLGIATNFKINDKDYLIPMATEETSVIAAASNGAKISRKGGGIKTESTEPLMIGQIQLLGINDPHNKKIDILRKKEEIFKLANKQDRTLVKFGGGARDIEVRIIDTPRGQNLVVHLIVDCRDAMGANAVNSMAEAVAIYLEEITGGESCLRIITNLADKRLSRAKAVFPKEEIGEKTVESIIDAYTLAAHDPYRASTHNKGIMNGITAVTLATGNDTRAIESGAHTYASIGGYTPLTTYEKNENGDLVGTIELPTAVGTVGGSTSVHPTAKLCTEIIGAETANELGEILAAVGLIQNFSALKALSTEGIQRGHMSLHAKNIAMMAGARGKEIDKVGKKLAKSGEITSDNAKKILKEIRN comes from the coding sequence ATAATTATGGATTCAAGACTACCCGGATTTTATAAACTACCGTTAAAAGAAAGACTTGAGAAAATAACAGAACTATGTGACCTAACAGAAGAACAAAAAAAGACACTGGGCAATACAGGAGCACTCGAAGAAGAGATAGCAGACAGATTGATAGAGAACGTAGTTGGAACACTTGAAACCCCTTTAGGAATAGCAACCAACTTCAAAATAAACGATAAAGACTACCTAATACCAATGGCAACAGAAGAAACATCAGTGATAGCAGCAGCAAGCAATGGAGCCAAAATATCCAGAAAAGGCGGTGGAATAAAAACAGAAAGCACAGAACCCCTAATGATAGGACAGATACAACTCCTAGGAATCAACGACCCCCACAACAAAAAAATCGACATACTAAGAAAAAAAGAAGAAATATTCAAACTAGCAAACAAACAAGACCGCACACTAGTAAAATTCGGAGGAGGAGCAAGAGACATCGAAGTAAGAATAATCGACACACCAAGAGGCCAAAACCTCGTAGTACACCTAATAGTTGACTGTAGAGACGCAATGGGAGCAAACGCCGTAAACAGCATGGCAGAAGCAGTAGCAATATACCTAGAAGAAATAACCGGAGGAGAAAGCTGCCTAAGAATAATAACCAACCTAGCAGACAAAAGACTAAGCCGAGCAAAAGCAGTATTCCCAAAAGAAGAAATAGGCGAAAAAACCGTAGAATCCATAATAGACGCATACACACTAGCAGCACACGACCCCTACAGAGCATCAACACACAACAAAGGAATAATGAACGGCATAACAGCAGTAACACTAGCAACAGGAAACGACACAAGAGCAATAGAATCAGGCGCACACACATACGCATCAATAGGTGGATACACACCACTAACAACATACGAAAAAAACGAAAACGGAGACCTAGTAGGAACAATAGAACTACCAACCGCAGTAGGAACAGTAGGCGGATCAACATCAGTACACCCAACCGCAAAACTATGCACAGAAATCATAGGAGCAGAAACAGCAAACGAACTCGGAGAAATACTAGCAGCCGTCGGACTAATACAAAACTTCTCCGCACTAAAAGCACTCTCAACAGAAGGAATACAAAGAGGACACATGTCACTACACGCCAAAAACATAGCAATGATGGCTGGAGCAAGAGGCAAAGAAATCGACAAAGTAGGGAAAAAACTCGCAAAATCAGGAGAAATAACCTCAGACAACGCCAAAAAAATACTAAAAGAAATAAGAAACTAA
- the secY gene encoding preprotein translocase subunit SecY, whose translation MGSSSIYLEKLAPIFDRIPSVRRPTKHVHFKRKLMWTIGVLVLYFILTNVPLFGLGESADLFEYYRAIMAGQQGTLMQLGIAPIVDAGIVMQLLVGAGIIGLDMSQPRDQQLYQGLQKFLVVFFCVVLAAPQVFGGFLSPSPELAAALGVSLFALEILIILQVIIGGLIIMYLDEVVSKWGIGSGVGLFIVAEVSRQIIQGIFYWQTPTMGIQLPIGIIPKLYEVFTTWSLSELLTLDGIQFLLYHAEVLAIFSTILIFVVVVYAENTRVEIPLSHGSVKGARGRYPIKLIYASVLPIIFVHVLQANITMATRFLWNSDIPILGGNPIIGQYIGDQPVSGIAYYFQPIHSPHDWVPSLVQEQFAQMGIAISTWQIGLHVLTFLLFFVIGSIVFAIFWVRTTGMGAESVAQQINRTGMQIPGFRRNASVMEKILKKYIPAVTILGGLILGLIAAFANLLGTIGMATGTGILLTVGILYRLYEEMAEEQLMEMYPALRKMF comes from the coding sequence ATGGGCAGTAGCAGTATATACCTGGAAAAACTAGCGCCGATTTTTGACCGTATACCTTCGGTCAGACGGCCAACGAAACACGTTCACTTCAAACGTAAGCTCATGTGGACCATTGGAGTCCTCGTATTGTACTTTATATTGACAAACGTTCCTCTTTTCGGTCTTGGTGAAAGCGCCGACCTATTCGAATACTATCGAGCGATCATGGCCGGACAGCAAGGTACATTGATGCAGCTTGGTATCGCACCAATCGTTGACGCAGGCATCGTTATGCAGTTGTTGGTAGGGGCAGGCATAATCGGTTTAGACATGTCCCAACCTAGAGACCAACAACTATACCAAGGGCTTCAGAAATTCTTGGTTGTATTTTTCTGTGTTGTATTAGCAGCACCACAAGTATTCGGTGGTTTCCTATCACCAAGTCCAGAACTTGCTGCTGCTTTAGGTGTATCACTATTCGCACTTGAAATCCTCATAATCCTCCAAGTAATCATCGGCGGACTAATCATAATGTACCTCGATGAAGTTGTGAGTAAATGGGGTATAGGTAGTGGTGTCGGTCTTTTCATTGTAGCTGAAGTATCCAGACAGATAATACAAGGAATCTTCTACTGGCAAACCCCTACAATGGGAATACAACTTCCAATAGGCATCATACCTAAACTATATGAAGTGTTCACAACCTGGTCTCTATCAGAGCTACTTACATTAGATGGAATACAATTCTTGTTATACCACGCAGAAGTTCTCGCAATCTTCTCCACAATATTAATATTCGTAGTTGTAGTTTACGCTGAAAACACTAGAGTTGAAATACCACTTTCACACGGCAGTGTAAAAGGAGCAAGAGGTCGATACCCAATAAAACTCATATACGCAAGCGTACTGCCAATCATATTTGTACACGTACTTCAAGCCAACATAACAATGGCTACAAGATTCTTGTGGAACAGCGATATACCGATACTCGGTGGAAACCCAATCATAGGTCAATATATAGGTGACCAACCGGTTAGCGGAATAGCATACTACTTCCAACCCATCCACAGCCCACATGACTGGGTTCCATCACTAGTTCAAGAACAATTCGCCCAAATGGGAATAGCTATTTCAACATGGCAGATCGGACTACACGTATTAACCTTCCTGCTGTTCTTCGTAATAGGAAGCATAGTATTCGCCATATTCTGGGTTAGAACTACAGGTATGGGTGCAGAATCTGTAGCACAACAAATAAACCGAACAGGAATGCAGATACCCGGATTCAGGCGAAATGCATCAGTAATGGAAAAGATACTGAAAAAATACATACCAGCCGTTACAATCCTAGGTGGCTTGATACTCGGATTAATAGCCGCATTCGCAAACCTACTCGGAACAATAGGAATGGCAACAGGTACAGGTATACTCCTAACAGTCGGTATCCTCTACAGACTATACGAAGAGATGGCCGAAGAACAGCTAATGGAGATGTACCCAGCACTAAGAAAAATGTTCTAA
- a CDS encoding beta-CASP ribonuclease aCPSF1, whose protein sequence is MSVQQTLNEIRDRIIEEVPKEITISNVEFEGPEVVIYTEDPRKFAKDGDIVRELAKKLRKRVTVRPNVKVLSDPEKARNKIKEIVPDDAGISNIYFDSEFGEATVEAEKPGLVIGKYGSTLREITENIGWTLKVIRKPPIETPIVQSVRQYIRAQSEERKEILKRVGRKIHREPTSEEEWVRTTHLGGSREVGRSSILLTTPESRVLVDCGIKPGSNQTPYLHIPEAYPISDIDAVVITHAHLDHSGLIPLLYKYGYEGPIYCTAPTRDLMALLQLDYIDIAARESDRIPYNSKMVREATKHAILLEYGEVTDIAPDIRLTLHNAGHILGSSMAHFHIGEGLYNVTVTGDFNSGKSRLFDSASNNFPRVEALIMESTYGGAQDNQPSRRRGEDKLVDIVNKTTRRGGKVIIPAFAVGRSQETMLVIEEHMRNGKMDKVPVYLDGMIWEATAIHTTYPEYLNEKIKNRIFHKEKNPFLSDIFHRVDSNNMREEVIKGEPCVILSTSGMLNGGPIIQYFKQLAPDPENNLTFVGYQAEGTLGRRIQKGWDEVPLSGGNERTESVKVRLEIDSIEGFSGHSDRQQLIEFIRSMKSKPEKVLTVHGDEEKCIDLASTLYKKFHMDTLAPKNLETTRYI, encoded by the coding sequence ATGTCAGTCCAACAGACTTTGAACGAGATTAGGGATCGAATAATAGAAGAGGTCCCGAAAGAAATAACAATTTCAAACGTAGAGTTCGAAGGTCCTGAAGTAGTTATCTACACAGAAGACCCTCGAAAATTCGCAAAAGACGGAGACATCGTGAGAGAACTAGCTAAGAAACTCAGAAAGAGAGTTACAGTAAGACCAAACGTAAAGGTACTTTCAGATCCAGAGAAAGCAAGAAACAAAATAAAAGAAATAGTCCCAGACGACGCTGGAATCAGCAACATCTATTTCGACTCCGAGTTCGGAGAAGCAACAGTAGAAGCTGAAAAACCAGGGCTCGTTATAGGTAAATACGGATCTACATTAAGAGAGATAACAGAAAATATCGGATGGACACTAAAAGTAATACGCAAACCACCAATAGAAACACCAATAGTGCAAAGCGTAAGACAATACATACGAGCCCAAAGCGAAGAAAGAAAAGAGATACTCAAGAGAGTAGGACGTAAAATACATAGAGAACCCACTTCAGAAGAAGAATGGGTTAGAACCACCCACCTAGGAGGTTCAAGAGAAGTCGGCCGATCCTCAATACTACTAACCACACCCGAATCAAGAGTACTAGTAGACTGTGGAATAAAACCAGGATCAAACCAAACACCATACCTACATATACCCGAAGCCTACCCAATAAGCGACATAGACGCAGTAGTAATAACCCACGCACACCTAGACCACAGCGGCCTAATACCATTACTCTACAAATATGGATACGAAGGCCCCATATACTGCACCGCACCAACAAGAGACCTGATGGCATTACTTCAACTAGACTACATAGATATAGCCGCCAGAGAATCCGACCGAATACCATACAACTCCAAAATGGTTCGAGAAGCAACAAAACACGCAATACTACTCGAATACGGCGAAGTAACAGACATAGCCCCAGACATAAGACTAACACTACACAACGCCGGCCACATACTAGGCTCCAGCATGGCACACTTCCACATAGGCGAAGGACTATACAACGTAACAGTAACAGGTGACTTCAACTCAGGAAAATCCAGACTATTCGACTCAGCATCAAACAACTTCCCAAGAGTAGAAGCATTAATAATGGAATCAACCTACGGCGGAGCACAAGACAACCAACCATCAAGAAGAAGAGGAGAAGACAAACTCGTCGACATAGTCAACAAAACCACAAGACGAGGAGGAAAAGTCATAATACCAGCATTCGCAGTAGGAAGATCACAAGAAACAATGCTCGTAATCGAAGAACACATGCGAAATGGCAAAATGGACAAAGTACCAGTATACCTAGACGGAATGATATGGGAAGCAACAGCCATACACACAACATACCCAGAATACCTAAACGAAAAAATCAAAAACAGAATATTCCACAAAGAAAAAAACCCATTCCTATCAGACATATTCCACAGAGTCGACAGCAACAACATGAGAGAAGAAGTAATCAAAGGAGAACCCTGCGTAATACTATCAACCTCAGGAATGCTAAACGGAGGACCAATAATACAATACTTCAAACAACTAGCACCAGACCCTGAAAACAACCTAACATTCGTCGGATACCAAGCCGAAGGAACACTCGGAAGACGCATACAAAAAGGATGGGACGAAGTACCACTATCAGGTGGAAACGAAAGAACAGAAAGCGTCAAAGTACGACTAGAAATAGACAGCATAGAAGGATTCTCAGGACACAGCGACCGACAACAACTAATCGAATTCATACGCAGCATGAAATCCAAACCAGAAAAAGTACTAACAGTACACGGAGACGAAGAAAAATGCATCGACCTCGCATCAACACTCTACAAAAAATTCCACATGGACACACTCGCACCCAAAAACCTAGAAACAACCAGATACATATAA